Genomic segment of Primulina tabacum isolate GXHZ01 chromosome 11, ASM2559414v2, whole genome shotgun sequence:
TGCAATGTTGCTTCTGTGGGCGGCGTTGCTTTCCCAAAACTTGCTCATTCCTGTCATGTCTGCAGCAAGCTTTGAGGATCAGAAAAACTACTATCCTCCATTAGGTCATTCTTAGACATAAGCTTATTCATGCACACACACATTTACAAAATTTATATGTTTCTTGACTCATGTTTGAACAAACCTGTTTTTTATACTACTGAAATCTCACCATGAACTTTCAGTTATCAAGAAAATACATTAAAAGGGAGTAAGTTTTAAGTAAGATCTTTCTCATTCTTTATAGTATTTGAAAGCAAAACCACGTGGTTATACGATGACCCTTTCTGATTCACATGAAGCAAAgcagaaataaaataaagagtGTTTCAACATTGGTCAAATCATCTTTGTTTTTTGTGTTACAGTTTCATACACCCCTCCATCACAAGGTTCAGGAGGTGGCCATGCAACTCCGACACCTTCTCATGGAGGTGGCAGCGGCAGCTCCGGAGGTTCTCCACCAGCCAACTGTGGTACCCCACCAAGCGGCAGACATCACCGAACTAGTCCATCTACTCCAGGTGGAAGTGGAGGTGGCGGATACTACCACTCCCCTCCAACCTCAACCCCGTCCCCTACGACACCAACCACTCCGACACCAGGAAGTGGAACTTCGCCAACCACCCCAATCGTCAACCCTCCAATTGTCATCCCGGGGACTCCAAGCACTCCCGGCGTCACAACTCCGTCACCTCCATTTTCCTTTGGTCCAACCTCTCCACCTTTTACTTGCATGTAAGTATCACTTTTCATGAATAAATAAACACGCACTAAATTCTACTTATAGAATCAAAATATCACCCGGTCAGAAGAAAGGCATTAAACTTACTTTCCCTATAAATTGCAGTTTCTGGAGGAATCACCCGACATTGGTGTGGGGATTAATTGGCTGGCTTGGAACAGTTGACGGACCAGTTAATGGCGGAACAATTGGTGGCACATTCGGCTTGCCTACTGTTCCTGGATTTAGTCCTAACACAAATGTGCTTCAGGCTCTTTCAAACACACATACTGACGGCTATGGATCACTTTACAGGGAAGGGACTGCAGCTTTCCTCAACTCCATGGCGCACGCGAGATTCCCTTACACAACCACACAAGTCAGGGATAGTTTTATTGCGGCGCTTAGCTCAAACAAAGCAGCATCAGCTCAGGCACAGCTCTTCAAGCTGGCTAATGAGGGTAGAACCCAGCCAAGAATATGAAAAGCAATTGTATTCTTTATGTTAATCACTATTTCTGTCATGTTCAGTTTGGTTCGTGCTGCATTTCCATTGTTTGTGTGAAGTCCTTTAGAATGAGATTGTTTACTTTACTGTAATGCCATAGAATCAAGATGGATACCACCAACCTTACGCTTTCTTATTTGAATAATCTTAGTTGTTTGTTTGTATTTCATATTTCATATGTTTCAACCGCTTTACTTTTCTATGACATTGAAAAAAACAGATTTGTAGACAGTGAATACAAAAACTCAGAAAGTTCCAGTCTTCAAACCGTGTCTCAGCCATATCACCACTTGCAAGAAAATGCACTCTTACCGTATAAAAGTTGCGTATATAGAACATagtattttttaatgaatttagaGTAAACTAGACATGGCAACGTGGTGGATGTCGCAAGATCCACAAAGAAAGTTGAAAAATATACGACCATCTATTCGTCACAGACGTGGGCgatattgattaattgacagagaGAGTAAATGACCTTACCTTCCAGCTGCATGTCAACAATATATAAATTTACATGCATCATAAGCCACTCATGATGCATGCCCTTCATATAATAATTCGTTATACCTCTCATAACGAATGTACATATGAGATGATATTTAAGATTGACAAGTTCTCTCATGAAAACAGTcctttgatttagtttcatgtTAGCTCAAATCTTGCTTAATATACTAAGAATAAGCCATcctttgaattaattaattaggttCATGGCAGGTCAAGTCTTGTTAAATATACTAAGAACTAActcatgcaaaatatttaatcgcACTATTTTCACCAAACACCTTCTTCACGTCCAACACTAGTTCAaatgttaaaattattttgattatatCACAGAGCTGTCCAAAATTTATCATCGGCattgatgaaaagaataaaTGCAGATACAACTACAAATTAAAGTTTAACATACTGGATAACACAGGGTGTCACTCCAAATCTAAGCGGTTGAGCTGAAAATAAATGTCACATGGTTTATGTCATGCAGCAAATGCTAGCTTCATAATGCAAAATTCTTGAAGTAAAATAAGGTGGTGTTGTCACAAATAATATCAGGAGCTTCACTTGTCGAGAACCATAAATTATGGAACTCGACTATCACATCTGGGACTACAATGACTTGCTTTAGCCAGCAGCCCTCCACCATCCAAATCTCTCTGTGATTGGATTtcttcaaatcagataaagccAGACCTGCATATATCTTTATGAGA
This window contains:
- the LOC142519348 gene encoding protodermal factor 1-like, whose amino-acid sequence is MERLKSKDAMLLLWAALLSQNLLIPVMSAASFEDQKNYYPPLVSYTPPSQGSGGGHATPTPSHGGGSGSSGGSPPANCGTPPSGRHHRTSPSTPGGSGGGGYYHSPPTSTPSPTTPTTPTPGSGTSPTTPIVNPPIVIPGTPSTPGVTTPSPPFSFGPTSPPFTCIFWRNHPTLVWGLIGWLGTVDGPVNGGTIGGTFGLPTVPGFSPNTNVLQALSNTHTDGYGSLYREGTAAFLNSMAHARFPYTTTQVRDSFIAALSSNKAASAQAQLFKLANEGRTQPRI